The Streptomyces sp. NBC_00510 genomic interval CAGCACCGCGCCCAGCATCACCAGGTTCGGCCTGCGCTGTCCGAGCCGGGCGAACAACGGCCCGGTCAGGGCGCCCACCACGAAGAACCCGGTACTCGCCAGGGACAGCCCGGCCGCGCTCACCGTGCCCGAGCGGAGGAACGCCGCGATGTAGACCGGGATGCCGTACACCGCCACACCGCTGCCCGCGGTCTGCAGGACGAAGACGGCTACGGCGACGGGCGTGGATTTCCTGTCCGGGCGCATACCTGGCCTTCGTGGGGAGTGTCATGCCGTGGCGCCGGCTCGTTCGCCCACCGTGTTCAGGTCGACCCCGCGGGTCTCCGGCCCGGCCATGACGGCCGACAGGATGATCAGTCCGCCGAACGCGGAGAGGATTCCCGCGGTGTAGTGGAAGGGCACGAGATGGGCCAGCCACAGCTGGTAGTAGGAGAAGAACGCGGGGATGACGACCGCGGTGCTGTACGCGACTCCCCAGCCCGACGATCGGACCGCGGTGGCGAAGCGCTCGTTGATGTAGGCCGGCAGCACGCCCAGCGAGCCGACGATGAACACATTCGTCAGCGAGGCCAGGGCGGTCAGCCCGAGCCAGCCGTGCACGTTCCCGCTGCCCATCAGGGTGAGCGTGACCGGCGTCAGCAGGACCGTGGTCGTCGCGGCGATGTAGAGCGCCCGCTTGCGGCCGATCCGGTCGCTCAGCCAGCCGTAGAAGAGGTAGGTCGCCATGCCCGGCCACGCGTTGATCAGCTGGGTGTGCGCGAGGTCGGACGCGGTGTAGCCCTCGTTGGACAGCAGCAGCTGCGGCATGACGCTGCCGAGCATGTTCACCGCGAAGAAGACGCCGGTCATGATGAGGTAGGACTGCAGGAACGCCCGGCCGGACGAGCCCTTGAGCATGTCGCGCAACGGCGACTTGGACCGTGCCGTCTCCTTGTAGACGTCCGAGTCCTCGACCCGCCGGCGCAGGAACCAGGCGACCCCCCAGGACAGCAGGGCGCCGATGAAGAACGGGATCCGCCAGCCCCACTGGACGTACGGCGAGTGCAGCCCGGCGTTCGGCGCGAACAGCAGGACGATAGAGGTGAGCATGGCCACGAAGAACGGGCCGCCGCTGGCCGAGCACTGGATCAGCGCGCCGGTGAATCCCCGGCGCCCCTGGGGTGCGTACTCCAGGGCCATCGGCGTGGCGGCGGTGTACTCCCCGCCGAGGAAGATGCCTTCGATGAAACGCAGCCCGATCAGCAGCGTCGTGGCCAGCGTGGGGCCGACCACCTCGGCGCCCGGCAGCAGCGCGATGAGCAGGGAGATCGTGCCGAACCCGTAGATGGTGATCGACCCGACCTTGCGCCGGCCGATCCGGTCCGCGAAGTGACCGAACAGCAGGGCGCCGATCGGCCGGCCGATCAGGGTCGCGGCGAAGGTCATGCCGACGAACACCGAGAGCTGGCTGGGGGAGAGGTTCGACTGGAAGTAGACCATGGCGGGCAGCAGGGCCGTCGACGCCACGTAGATGGAGTAGGAGTCGACGGCGAAACCGGCCCAGGCGCTGGTGATCGCCCGCCGTCTGCGGGCCCGTAGGTCGGAGTCGGTCGATCTGGCCTTGACTTCGGTGGTGGAGGACATGGCAAGGGGTCCCTTCGGCGCTGAAGGCACGGTGTCTGGTGGGCCGGGGTCAGTTGACCGGGGCGGGGTACTCGTCGGCGTTGAGCACCCAGCCGGGCTGTGCGGAGAAGTCGTGGCGCGGGCCGGCGAAGATGTCGATCAGGTGGTTGACGCCGGACCCGATGGCCTGCGAGGTGTGCACGGTGGGCGGCGGGATGATGGCGACCGAGGGGCTGCCGACGCGGGCGTGGTCCTCCGGCCGCCAGGCCGTGGCGTCGGGGCCCCACGGCGTCTGGATGTGGTGGATGTAGGTGCCCGCGACGACCAGGCTGCACTGTTCGAAGTCGTCGTGGGTGTGCGGCGAGAGCCGGTGCGGATCACGGGGACCGTCGCCCGGCTTGAAGAACCCGACCATGAAGGCGCGGGTGCGGAAGAGCCGGCCGAAACGCTGCGGGTCCTCCGGCACGTCGGCCATCAGGTAGGTGCGCCAGCGGTAGCCGCCGACCGGCTCCGGCCACGGCTCCAGCGGCGCGACCCGCGGGTGCGGCTCGGCGTACCGGTCGGCGTTGGCCGCCCGTTTCGCCCACTCGACCTCGTCGGACTGGATCAGTTGCACGATCGGTCCGGTGCCCGTGCTGACGATCTCACTGGAACCGGGCGGGACGACGACCAGTGCCGGACCGTCGACCGCGTGCTCCTCGCCCGATCCGGAGCCGCGCAGCGAGCTGTTCCCGTCGATCAGCAGCACGACCTGTTCCGACGCCAGCTCGGCCGAGAAGATCGTGTCGCCGGGCTCGGGCTGGGTGTGGATCAGTACGAAGTTCTGGCCCCGGACGATCCACTGCCGGCTGCCCGCCTCGGTGACGGCGTCGGGGGCGGTGACGGAGAAGTCGAGGAACTCCGGTGCGGCGATCGCCTCGCCGGACCTCTGGGGTGTCCTCGCGGACAGTGCGGAGCGCGGATCGTCCTTGGTGTAGGTCACGGGTTCTCCTCGAGGTGCTCGAAACGCAGGTGCAGGCGTCCTTCCTGGTCGAGCCCCCGGCTGAGCCGCACGGGCGTGCCGACACGCAGCGAGTCCGGGTCGACGTCCAGGTGGGACAGGACACGAGGGCCTTCCGTCAGTTCGACGTAGGCGATGACGAAGGGACCCTTTCCGGCGTGGTCGCCCTGACCGCGGTGGTTGACGGTGTAGGAGTGGACGGTGCCGGTGCCGGACAACGCCTCCCAGGCGAGGCCGTCCGACATGCAGTGCGGGCAGCGGGCGCGCGGGTACCAGACGAGCGTGCCGCAGCCGGTGCAGCGGGGGAGTTCCAGCCGGCCCTCGGCCAGCCCTTCCTCCAGGCGGGAGAGGACCGGGTCGTGCGGGGTCATGCGTCCTCCGATCCGAGCAACAGGGTTGCCGCCGCGGTACGGAAGCCGAGATTGCCGCCGTGGCCCTGGACCAGTGCGATCCGGCAGTCCGGCACCTGGACCTCCGGTGCCGCCTCACCGCGCAACTGGCGGACGGCCTCGATGGTGCGGATCATGCCGCCGCGGGAATCCGGATGGTTGTTGCACAGGCCGCCGCCATCGGTGTTGAACGGCAGCCGGCCGTCGGCGCGCAGGGTGCCGTCGGTGACGAAGGCGCCCCCCTTGCCCTTCTCGCAGAAGCCGAGGTCCTCCAGGCTCATCAGCACGGTGATGGTGA includes:
- a CDS encoding MFS transporter — protein: MSSTTEVKARSTDSDLRARRRRAITSAWAGFAVDSYSIYVASTALLPAMVYFQSNLSPSQLSVFVGMTFAATLIGRPIGALLFGHFADRIGRRKVGSITIYGFGTISLLIALLPGAEVVGPTLATTLLIGLRFIEGIFLGGEYTAATPMALEYAPQGRRGFTGALIQCSASGGPFFVAMLTSIVLLFAPNAGLHSPYVQWGWRIPFFIGALLSWGVAWFLRRRVEDSDVYKETARSKSPLRDMLKGSSGRAFLQSYLIMTGVFFAVNMLGSVMPQLLLSNEGYTASDLAHTQLINAWPGMATYLFYGWLSDRIGRKRALYIAATTTVLLTPVTLTLMGSGNVHGWLGLTALASLTNVFIVGSLGVLPAYINERFATAVRSSGWGVAYSTAVVIPAFFSYYQLWLAHLVPFHYTAGILSAFGGLIILSAVMAGPETRGVDLNTVGERAGATA
- a CDS encoding Zn-ribbon domain-containing OB-fold protein, whose amino-acid sequence is MTPHDPVLSRLEEGLAEGRLELPRCTGCGTLVWYPRARCPHCMSDGLAWEALSGTGTVHSYTVNHRGQGDHAGKGPFVIAYVELTEGPRVLSHLDVDPDSLRVGTPVRLSRGLDQEGRLHLRFEHLEENP